A window of the Lolium perenne isolate Kyuss_39 chromosome 7, Kyuss_2.0, whole genome shotgun sequence genome harbors these coding sequences:
- the LOC127311425 gene encoding protein GLUTAMINE DUMPER 6-like, with protein sequence MRPAREAAAALVGVGSNEQATAAAAGHVGHAALWRTPTPYLFIGFTLMMGLIAVALLILVCTRRKPSAGSSRRGSATEEASARGTMAPLDREPKVVVIMAGDHMPSFIASARPFAFATAAQAGEQRKVDAA encoded by the coding sequence ATGAGGCCGGCGAGAGAAGCCGCGGCGGCGCTCGTTGGCGTCGGCAGCAACGAACAGGCGACTGCCGCGGCGGCGGGGCACGTCGGCCACGCGGCGCTGTGGAGGACGCCCACGCCCTACCTCTTCATCGGCTTCACGCTCATGATGGGCCTCATCGCAGTGGCGCTGCTCATCCTCGTCTGCACGCGCCGCAAGCCGTCCGCCGGCTCGTCGCGGCGCGGGAGCGCCACGGAGGAGGCGTCGGCGCGGGGCACGATGGCGCCACTGGACCGGGAGCCGAAGGTCGTCGTCATCATGGCTGGGGACCACATGCCGTCCTTCATCGCCAGCGCCAGGCCCTTCGCGTTCGCCACCGCCGCACAGGCCGGCGAGCAGCGCAAGGTGGACGCGGCCTAA